The Drosophila mauritiana strain mau12 chromosome 2R, ASM438214v1, whole genome shotgun sequence genome has a segment encoding these proteins:
- the LOC117137418 gene encoding uncharacterized protein LOC117137418, which translates to MASKWLRILVLLLLGLATSESPRRQLSWWHKQYYQSLWQQRLRFTTTPRPGATPESDEARLVYPCYCYKPTPEGLATASPVEQRMIETKEIFFLNK; encoded by the exons ATGGCCTCCAAGTGGCTCCGCATCTTGGTTCTACTTCTGCTGGGTCTTGCAACCTCCGAGTCGCCAAGACGACAGTTGAGTTGGTGGCACAAACAGTACTACCAGTCGCTAT GGCAACAGAGGCTGCGCTTCACGACGACTCCCCGGCCAGGAGCCACTCCCGAATCGGATGAGGCCAGACTGGTGTATCCCTGCTACTGCTACAAGCCAACTCCCGAGGGCTTGGCCACTGCCAGTCCGGTGGAGCAGCGAATGATCGAGACCAAGGAAATATTCTTCCTGAACAAATAG